In one window of Clavelina lepadiformis chromosome 4, kaClaLepa1.1, whole genome shotgun sequence DNA:
- the LOC143451634 gene encoding sodium-coupled neutral amino acid transporter 7-like, which yields MDTSNENTKLLNSGGTGTCENGNGQLHDYEINEGDETESVEIKNERAEVKATGTFGAVFIVVNAAMGAGLLNMPKAFAMAGGISTGVTIEMCFLVLIIGSLMILGYCAHVYQCTTYQQVIETVCGKFVGVITECCIILYMFGTSIAMIIIVGDQFDKVMEAIVGPDFCHHWYMNRKFTMCVFSIAVIFPLCIPRNIGFLRHASVVGVIATIVVMVTVVVKFTMGTYTPSTIQHSPKSLSETLSAIPTIFFAYQCHVSSVPVYASLKKKTSSNWVIVISCAIFLCALSYTLTGICGYLTFGDDVKSDVLQSYDAKDDWVIIARVSIVIAMLTSYPIVHFCGRAALLTLFVKMKLFSQNPTTKFEKVRRYLVTSVWFLTSLVLALFIPNIGQAIAVVGGFAGCFIVLFPGLCLTKLAIDLIEDAKTWWSYILFIIGLLYTLIGSFLFGEITTEAIMNDIYETSATVTQCYS from the exons ATGGATACATCAAACGAAAATACAAAACTGCTTAACTCGGGAGGTACCGGTACATGTGAAAATGGTAATGGTCAACTGCACGACTATGAAATAAACGAAGGCGATGAAACTGAATCAGTTGAGATTAAAAATGAGAGAGCAGAAGTCAAAGCAACAGGAACATTCGGAGCAGTTTTCATTGTTGTTAACGCTGCAATGGGAGCAGGTTTACTGAACATGCCAAAAGCATTTGCTATGGCTGGTGGGATTAGTACTGGTGTAACTATTGAAATG TGTTTTTTGGTGTTGATCATTGGAAGTCTGATGATCCTCGGATACTGTGCTCATGTGTATCAATGCACAACATATCAACAAGTCATAGAGACTGTCTGCGGAAAATTTGTCGGTGTCATCACTGAATGCTGCATTATACTGTACATGTTTGGTACAAGTATTGCGATGATCATTATTGTTGGAGATCAGTTTGATAAAG TTATGGAAGCAATAGTGGGACCCGACTTTTGCCACCACTGGTACATGAATCGGAAATTCACCATGTGTGTCTTTTCCATTGCCGTCATATTTCCTCTTTGTATACCTCGAAATATTGGATTCTTAAGACACGCAAG TGTTGTTGGTGTGATCGCAACTATAGTAGTCATGGTAACTGTCGTTGTAAAGTTTACCATGGGTACATATACACCGTCTACAATTCAACATTCGCCAAAAAGCCTGTCAGAAACATTGTCTGCAATTCCAACAATTTTTTTCGCTTACCAG TGTCATGTTAGTTCCGTACCTGTCTATGCATcgttgaaaaagaaaacctCATCAAACTGGGTTATAGTTATTTCATGTGCCATATTTCTATGTGCTTTGTCCTACACCCTCACAG GAATTTGCGGTTATCTAACCTTTGGAGATGACGTCAAAAGCGATGTGCTGCAGTCATATGATGCAAAAGATGATTGGGTCATAATTGCTCGTGTGTCTATTGTTATTGCTATGCTTACTTCTTATCCAATTGTCCACTTCTGCGGAAG AGCTGCATTGCTTACCCTATTCGTAAagatgaaattgttttcacaaaaccccacaacaaaatttgaaaaagttcgCCGGTATCTCGTGACATCTGTTTGGTTTTTGACGTCGCTTGTTCTTGCGTTATTCATCCCTAACATAGGACAGGCAATTGCTGTGGTCGGAGGGTTTGCAGGTtgctttattgttttatttcccG gaCTCTGTCTCACAAAGCTTGCTATTGACCTAATTGAAGATGCAAAAACATGGTGGTCATATATTTTATTCATTATCGGCTTACTTTACACTCTAATTGGATCTTTTCTTTTTGGAGAAATTACCACTGAAGCAATCATGAATGATATATATGAAACCAGTGCAACAGTCACCCAATGCT
- the LOC143451635 gene encoding very long chain fatty acid elongase 7-like: MLFTEWIQEVYTSYLTAIYEMADPRTAEWLLVKSPLYPSLILLCYVYFCVNSRTLTARMPAYKLRPVLILYNLFMVILSSYMVVEFFLTAYLLNYTLTCQSMEYDSSALPMRMARVCWLYYFSKYLELFETVMFALRKKYNQITFLHVYHHCSIIFFWWLGMKYLAGGTSYIFGGTNSFVHVVMYTYYGLSAIGPHMQQYLWWKKYLTILQLIQFIWLFVQSGAIVFGGCNFSKLMCAVMIGYAISLLILFLNFYVKSYHAKDQRPKLKEEFVDERKLE, from the exons ATGTTATTCACGGAATGGATTCAAGAAGTTTACACTTCATACCTCACTGCGATATACGAAATGGCAG ATCCTCGGACGGCAGAATGGCTCTTGGTGAAAAGCCCCCTTTACCCAAGCCTCATCCTCCTTTgctatgtttatttttgcgtCAACTCACGGACTTTAACCGCAAGGATGCCTGCTTACAAACTGAGACCAGTATTGATACTGTATAATCTGTTTATGGTGATTTTGTCATCGTACATGGTTGTTGAG TTTTTTCTAACCGCCTACTTGTTAAACTATACATTGACCTGCCAATCAATGGAGTACGACTCAAGCGCCCTCCCAATGCGT ATGGCTCGCGTGTGTTGGTTATATTACTTCTCCAAGTACTTGGAGTTATTTGAAACCGTCATGTTTGCCTTGAGGAAGAAATACAACCAAATAACCTTCCTTCACGTCTATCATCATTGCAGCATCATATTCTTTTGGTGGCTTGGAATGAAATATTTGGCAGGGGGCACTT CCTATATCTTCGGGGGAACCAACTCGTTCGTCCACGTGGTCATGTACACCTACTATGGACTTAGTGCAATTGGACCACATATGCAGCAGTATTTATGGTGGAAGAAGTATCTTACAATACTGCAACTG ATCCAATTCATCTGGCTATTCGTGCAATCAGGAGCAATCGTGTTCGGTGGTTGCAACTTCTCCAAGTTGATGTGCGCAGTTATGATAGGCTATGCAATAAGTTTGCTTATTCTATTCCTCAATTTCTACGTCAAATCCTACCACGCCAAAGATCAACGACCGAAGTTGAAAGAAGAGTTTGTTGATGAAAGAAAGCTGGAATAA
- the LOC143452231 gene encoding DNA-directed RNA polymerase III subunit RPC1-like, producing the protein MVKEQYRETDIAKKISKVCFGVQNPREISQYSHIHCVSKNLYSQDLQHTAIEYGVLDRRMGTSQKNQDCGTCGKNLAECIGHFGYVDLELPCFHAGYFKVVVKILQMICKTCSCILLTEKEKHMYKDALRRPGLTYLQLRSLHKKINTQAKKCHTCYYCNAMNGTVKKCGLLKIIHEKYKKHTKKAVLPEIDEFYQSFSTAVKYNREMENLVGRAQEDLNPLVVLDLLKNIPDEDVPLLIMNANACRPEDLILTRLAVPPLCIRPSVVTDLKTGTNEDDLTMKLTEIIFLNDVIQKHKASGAKSQMIMEDWDFLQLQCALYINSELSGIPFNMKPQKPTRGFVQRLKGKQGRFRGNLSGKRVDFSGRTVISPDPNLRIDQVGVPVHVAKVLTYPEKVTRSNIHLMKKLVINGSDKHPGANFIEQRQTNMKKFLKYGNREKIANELRYGDTVERHLMDGDVCLFNRQPSLHKLSIMAHFAKVADHRTFRFNECVCNPYNADFDGDEMNLHLPQTEEAKAEALLLMGTKNNMVTPRNGEPLIAAIQDFITAGHLLTQKDVFFTRAQASQIICYILSGDDQSTKVDLPPPALVKPCTLWTGKQVFSLILKPNNQCPVRVCLRAKGKQYCGKGEDLCTNESFVVIYNSQLLAGAMDKATLGGGSKNNIFYILLRDYGENLAANAMWRLARICPMFLSNRGFSIGIGDVTPGDGLLKAKHELLTDGYEKCDGYINALAHGKLPSQPGCTPEQALEAVILKELSVIRDYAGKACLRELHRSNTPLTMAVCGSKGSFINISQMIACVGQQAISGNRVPNGFEDRPLPHFEKYSKDPAARGFVANSFYSGLTATEFFFHTMGGREGLVDTAVKTAETGYMQRRLVKSLEDLCGHYDLTVRSSTHDIVQFVYGGDGLDPTDMEGKSKPVDFNRVLQVVQANYPCLHEVPLSCATLTSNTDVLLDTFTQISDDFKSELKEFLHDFAKRISVTRTRYGINDNGSTQPKILYQLDRITLTQLNHFIKVCASKYMKAKLEPGTAVGALCAQSIGEPGTQMTLKTFHFAGVASMNITQGVPRIKEIINASKNISTPIITAHLSNDTNSDIARIAKGRIEKTTLSEICSLIEEVYQPDDCYILLKIDLQRCRLLKIEVNADTVRYNLCTSRLPIKPSQVVIQSKDIITIHPTYNTKQSLYHVIQLLKEAVPKVIVQGLQEVSRAVIHIDESSSSKERYKLLVEGNALGGVMATPGVIGERTTSNNTIEVEKYLGIEAARVTIINEVEYTMVNHGMSIDRRHLMLLADLMTYKGEVLGITRFGLARMKESVLMLASFEKTADHLFDAAYYGQSDVITGVSECIIMGIPMNIGTGIFKLLHKPKMSKSVLKRNLIFDQPGFHLNTV; encoded by the coding sequence ATGGTAAAAGAACAGTATCGTGAAACAGATATTGCAAAGAAAATAAGCAAAGTTTGCTTCGGTGTTCAAAATCCTCGTGAAATCAGCCAATACTCCCACATTCATTGTGTGAGTAAGAACCTTTATTCTCAAGATCTTCAACACACCGCTATTGAATATGGAGTCCTGGACCGAAGAATGGGAACTAGTCAGAAAAACCAAGACTGTGGCACTTGCGGAAAAAATCTTGCAGAATGCATTGGTCACTTTGGTTACGTGGATTTGGAATTACCTTGTTTTCATGCTGGCTACTTTAAAGTTGTcgtaaaaatattgcaaatgaTTTGCAAAACTTGCAGTTGCATACTTCTAACAGAGAAAGAGAAACACATGTACAAGGACGCGCTGCGTCGTCCTGGGCTGACCTATTTGCAATTGCGGTCTCTACACAAAAAGATAAATACACAGGCAAAGAAATGTCACACCTGTTACTACTGCAATGCAATGAACGGAACAGTTAAGAAGTGTGGTCTGTTGAAAATTATCCATGAAAAATATAAGAAGCATACCAAAAAGGCAGTTTTGCCAGAAATCGACGAATTTTATCAGTCATTTTCTACCGCAGTGAAGTATAATCGTGAAATGGAGAACCTTGTTGGTCGTGCACAGGAAGACTTAAACCCACTTGTCGTATTGGATCTCTTAAAAAATATTCCTGATGAAGATGTACCTCTTTTGATCATGAATGCCAATGCTTGTAGGCCAGAAGATTTAATCTTAACACGACTTGCTGTTCCTCCTTTATGCATCAGGCCATCAGTCGTTACTGATCTCAAAACGGGCACGAATGAAGACGATTTAACCATGAAGCTTACGGAGATTATATTTCTTAATGATGTCATCCAAAAACACAAAGCAAGTGGAGCCAAATCACAAATGATAATGGAGGATTGGGACTTTCTGCAACTGCAATGTGCCCTGTAtattaacagtgaactttctGGCATCCCGTTCAATATGAAACCACAGAAACCTACTAGGGGTTTTGTTCAACGCTTGAAAGGCAAGCAAGGGAGATTTCGTGGTAATCTCTCTGGTAAAAGAGTTGATTTCTCTGGACGTACGGTAATTTCCCCAGATCCTAACCTTCGTATCGATCAAGTTGGTGTTCCAGTGCATGTTGCAAAAGTTTTGACTTACCCTGAAAAGGTTACTCGTAGTAACATACATTTGATGAAGAAGTTGGTTATCAATGGCTCGGATAAACATCCTGGTGCTAATTTCATAGAACAACGACAAACCaacatgaaaaagtttttaaaatacgGCAATCGTGAAAAGATCGCTAACGAGTTACGTTACGGTGACACAGTGGAGCGCCACTTGATGGACGGTGATGTCTGCCTCTTCAACCGCCAGCCATCGCTTCACAAACTTAGTATTATGGCACATTTTGCCAAAGTGGCAGATCATCGAACTTTTAGATTTAATGAGTGTGTCTGTAATCCTTACAATGCTGACTTTGATGGAGATGAGATGAATCTACATCTACCACAGACCGAAGAAGCAAAAGCAGAGGCTCTACTGCTCATGGGGACCAAAAACAACATGGTCACCCCTCGCAATGGAGAGCCATTAATTGCAGCCATCCAGGACTTTATCACAGCCGGTCACCTTCTTACACAAAAGGATGTGTTTTTCACCAGAGCCCAGGCATCACAGATCATCTGCTACATCCTGTCTGGTGATGATCAGTCGACAAAAGTTGATCTTCCTCCTCCTGCATTGGTCAAACCATGCACTCTGTGGACAGGAAAACAGGTTTTTAGCTTGATATTGAAACCAAATAATCAGTGCCCAGTACGTGTATGTTTGCGTGCCAAAGGGAAGCAGTACTGTGGTAAAGGAGAAGATTTATGCACCAATGAATCATTTGTTGTCATTTACAACTCCCAACTTCTTGCTGGAGCAATGGATAAAGCAACTCTTGGAGGAGGTTCCAAGAATAACATATTTTACATACTGCTACGTGACTATGGAGAAAACCTGGCTGCAAACGCCATGTGGAGGCTTGCAAGAATATGCCCTATGTTTTTAAGCAATCGAGGATTCTCTATTGGAATCGGGGATGTTACCCCTGGAGACGGACTTTTGAAAGCCAAGCATGAGCTTCTCACTGATGGTTATGAGAAATGTGATGGTTACATCAATGCACTTGCCCATGGGAAGCTACCATCCCAGCCTGGCTGCACCCCAGAGCAAGCTCTTGAAGCTGTTATTTTGAAGGAGTTGTCAGTCATTAGAGATTATGCTGGAAAGGCGTGTTTACGTGAACTCCATAGAAGCAATACTCCTTTAACTATGGCTGTCTGTGGCTCTAAGGGCTCATTTATTAACATATCCCAAATGATTGCATGTGTCGGCCAACAAGCCATCAGTGGAAATCGTGTGCCCAATGGTTTTGAAGATAGACCTTTGCCGCATTTTGAGAAATATTCCAAGGACCCCGCAGCTCGTGGCTTCGTTGCAAACAGCTTTTATTCAGGGTTAACTGCAACAGAATTCTTTTTTCACACCATGGGCGGCCGTGAAGGTCTGGTGGATACAGCTGTAAAAACAGCTGAAACAGGTTACATGCAAAGGCGACTTGTAAAATCCCTTGAAGACCTGTGTGGTCATTATGACCTCACAGTGCGTTCGTCAACTCATGACATTGTACAGTTCGTTTATGGAGGAGACGGTCTAGATCCAACTGACATGGAAGGCAAAAGCAAACCCGTTGACTTTAATCGTGTTCTTCAAGTTGTCCAAGCCAATTATCCATGCTTACACGAGGTTCCACTAAGCTGCGCTACACTGACATCCAACACCGATGTTCTTCTTGATACTTTTACTCAAATTAGTGACGATTTTAAATCAGAACTAAAAGAATTCCTTCacgattttgccaaaaggatTTCTGTAACTCGCACCAGGTACGGTATAAACGATAATGGATCAACTCAACCAAAGATTCTGTACCAACTAGATCGGATAACCCTTACTCAACTGAATCATTTCATTAAGGTTTGTGCATCAAAGTATATGAAAGCAAAGCTGGAACCTGGCACAGCTGTGGGTGCTTTGTGTGCTCAAAGCATTGGCGAACCAGGCACACAAATGACACTGAAAACTTTCCATTTCGCCGGAGTTGCCTCCATGAACATCACTCAAGGTGTGCCAAGAATTAAGGAGATTATTAACGCTTCAAAGAACATCAGCACTCCGATCATTACAGCTCATTTAAGTAACGACACCAACTCAGACATAGCAAGGATCGCCAAAGGCCGGATTGAAAAAACAACACTGAGCGAGATATGTTCTCTCATTGAAGAAGTATATCAACCTGATGACTGCTACATCCTGTTAAAAATAGATCTCCAGCGTTGCCGATTATTGAAAATCGAAGTCAACGCAGATACAGTCCGCTATAATCTCTGCACTTCCCGCCTTCCAATCAAACCATCACAAGTTGTCATTCAGAGCAAGGACATAATCACAATCCACCCTACATACAACACTAAGCAGTCTCTCTATCACGTCATACAACTTTTGAAGGAAGCCGTTCCGAAGGTGATCGTCCAAGGATTGCAAGAAGTGTCACGAGCTGTGATCCACATCGATGAGTCCAGTAGCTCAAAAGAGAGATACAAATTACTGGTGGAGGGCAATGCACTTGGTGGAGTGATGGCCACTCCCGGAGTTATCGGAGAACGAACAACATCAAATAACACCATCGAGGTCGAGAAATATCTCGGCATCGAGGCGGCAAGGGTGACAATCATCAACGAGGTTGAATATACGATGGTGAATCATGGCATGAGCATTGACAGGAGACATTTAATGCTGCTTGCTGACCTGATGACTTACAAAGGAGAAGTTTTAGGAATCACTCGATTTGGCTTAGCCCGCATGAAAGAGAGTGTGTTAATGTTAGCGTCGTTTGAAAAAACAGCCGACCATTTATTTGATGCCGCTTACTATGGTCAAAGTGATGTTATCACGGGTGTGTCAGAATGCATTATCATGGGCATTCCTATGAACATAGGCACTGGAATATTTAAGCTGCTTCATAAGCCAAAAATGAGCAAGAGCGTACTTAAAcgcaatttaatttttgatcaACCGGGCTTTCATTTAAACACAGTTTAA